CCAGGGAATTTGACGGTCAGGACGGCAAGGACACTTACGGTGCCCTGACCCTTACGGCCAGGTTTTAAAAATGAACACTGCAAAGGTTTTATCCAGATCCAGCTTGAAAGCCCTGGCTTCAATCTTTCCCGGCGACGCCCTGAGCCTAAGGCCAGAGGAAATGCTCATTTACGGGACTGATGCTGGAAAAAAATTTTCCATGCCCTGGGCAGTTGTCCGTCCGGAAAGAACCGAACAGGTCCAGGAGCTTATGGCCCTGGCTCAGAAAGAAAGGATACCAGTCATTCCCAGGGCCAGGGGAACCAATGTTGTTTCAGCCTGTGTTCCGGATCAGGGAGGGGTTGTCCTTTCCTGCCTCAGGATGAACAAGGTGCTGTCCATTGACCCCAGGAGCTTTACCGCCTGTGTTCAGCCCGGGGTGATCACCCATGATTTGCAGAAAAAAGTCAGATCCCTGGGCCTGTACTATCCTCCTGATCCGGCCAGCATGAAGGTTTCCACCATAGGGGGCAATATAGCCACCAATGCCGGAGGTATGAGTGCGGTCAAGTATGGAGTGACCAGGGACTATGTCCTTGGTCTGGAAGCAGTGCTGCCTGGAGGGGAAATAATCAGGACTGGAGGCCGGGTTCACAAGAATGTGGTTGGGCTGGATCTGACCAGGCTTTTTACAGGTTCTGAGGGAGGATTGGGAATTATTGTCAAGGCCTGGCTGAAACTCCTGCCTGCCCCGGAATATTCCGCCTCAATCCTGGCCTGCTTTGAAGATGAAGTCATGGCCCTAGAGGGTGTATCCCGGATATTTGAGTCTGGAATCCTGCCCTGTGCCATGGAATTTTTGCCGGGGGAGATCATGAAATGCCTGGCCGGTTACGGCCCGGTTCCCTGGCCTGAGGATGCCGGAGCCTGTCTGATCATCCGGGTGGACGGCTCTGTTGATGGAACAAGACATCAAACAGAACGGATCAGGCAATCTTTACAGAACACCCTTTATCTGGATGTGGCCGGCCAGGAGGATGAAGAACGAATCTGGGAAATGAGACGCCTTATTAATCCGGCCTCTTTCAGTCTGGGCCCGGACAAGGTCAGCGACGATGTGGTGGTGCCCAGGGGGGTTGTCCTGGATGCTGTCCAGGGCATCAGAGCGATAGCCCGGAAATACGCTTTGAACATTCTGGCCTTTGGACATATTGGTGACGGCAATATTCATGTCAATTACATGCATGATGCTTCACAGCCTGGATCCGGCCAAAGGGTGGATCAGGCCAGGCAGGAGGTGCTGAGCCTTGTGCTTGAACTGGAAGGAAGCATTTCCGGGGAGCACGGGGTGGGATTGAGCAAAAAGCCTTTTCTGACCCGTCAGGTGGGACCCAGGGAACTGGAGATCATGCGCAGTATCAAAAAGGTGTTTGATCCCTATAACATCCTCAACCCGGGAAAAGGGATCTGACCAGTCATCGCTTCAACACATACACCCCCAGCTTTCCGGTCCTGCCCTCAAGGGACTGATCACCGGAAAACTCAAGATTTGCAGGCAGTGATTCGATCTGTCCGGCGGTTTCCTGGCTGACGGCCAGGCGGGTATTCATGGCCCGGGTCTTGGCTTCCAGCCGGGCTGCAGTATTCACCGCATCCCCCATAATGGTATATTCCATGCGTTCTGGAGAGCCGATGTTGCCGGCCAGGACCTGGCCGGTATGAATGCCGATGCTGTTCTCCAGGCGGAGGTTGTCTCCAAGTCCCAGTTTGCTGTTCAGCTCATCGCACCTGTTGATCATTTCCAGCCCTGCGTTCAGGGCGTTCAGTTGATCCCTGCCGGAAGAGGACGGATGGCCGAAAACAGCCATGATCTTGTCTCCGATGAATTTGTCCACAATGCCGGAATGTTTTTCCACTACTTCCACCATGGCCGTGAAATAGTCGTTTAACAGGCTGACAATTATCTTGGGCGGCAGTTTTTCGCTCATGGCAGTGAATCGCCGCAGGTCGCAGAAAAGGATGGTCACTCTTACGGTTTCTCCGCCAAGCCTGAGATTGTTGGACAGGATACTGGATACAGCCTCTTTGGGGAGCATCTTGCCCAGGGAAGTCTTGAGAATTTGTTTTTCCCTCAACTCCCGGACCATCTGGTTGAACTGTCTGGTCAACTGGGCCAGTTCATCGTTACCTCTGGGCTCCAGGCTGGTTTCCAGATCTCCCCTGGCCACCCGGTCAAACCCCTGCTGGAGTGACTTGACCGGTCTGGTGACGGTCCTGGTCAAAAGCCAGGTAAAGGACCCGGCCATCAGGGCGGCCATGCCCAGGGAGAGAAAGCCCGCCCTTCTGATGGCAGACAGCTTTTCATCAAAGCGGTCAGCACACATGTCGATGCCCAGAAGACCGACGTTTCTGCCCTGGGAGTTTTTAATGGGCGCATATCCGGAAATGGTCCATCCCCACTGGTCCTGGTGGGGGTGGTCATCAGTTGCGGGCCTGACAAAGCCCTGAAGCAGGGAAGATGGAGGATGGGCATAGACGGCTCCAATGGGCTCAGGCATTTCTGCTTCGGATATTGTGCCGTCTCCAGTGTCGTCACTGGGGGGTGAATCAACAACAAAAACTACTTCACCGTCCTGAAGGCGCATGGTGTAGGCAAAGAGAAAGTCCTGGTTGGTCTGGGTGATATGGTGGAGAATCCGCTGAATCTTCAGATACTCCGGGTAGTCCATGTGTTCGGGATGGGTCAGAATCTCCAGATCGTCTCCGGCAATGGTCCCGGAAAAGGCTTTAGCCGCAGTCAGAAGCTGTTCCTGCACGGCCTCAAGCATGGCCTGCCTGGACTGGATATAAAAGTATGATCCCGTGGCCCCTGAAATGGTAAATGCCACAGCAAACATCAGAATGAAGATTCTCAGGCTAAGCTTCATAAAAGCCCCCTTGCCAGTTTTCCAAAGCTGATTTTCTGGCCGGGTACCACCTGGGGATATGAATGGGCCTGAAAAACCGGCTGGTGAGGTGAGAGATGTATTTACCAGCTATCAGATAACCAGGGGCTTTTCAAGAAAGTTTGAAAATATTTTATCTGGAATGTTGACAATATAACCTTTGATCTATAATTAATTTTTCTTCGTTGGATAAACGGGGCTGTAGCTCAGTTGGGAGAGCGCTTGAATGGCATTCAAGAGGTCGGGAGTTCAATTCTCCCCAGCTCCACCAGAAATTTCAAGGGGTTAGGCGTTAAGCTTAACCCCTTTTTTTGTGATTCACAGTGGTTGTGTCCGCTATGTGTCCGCTGGTCATCCAGACCGGTCAACTGTTAAAAGAGGGCCCGGCTTTACCCTTAAGCAGGAAAAGCACAAGGTTTGCCAGGCTGACCAGCAGCCCCCAAGGTCA
This genomic window from Desulfonatronovibrio hydrogenovorans DSM 9292 contains:
- a CDS encoding FAD-binding oxidoreductase, with product MNTAKVLSRSSLKALASIFPGDALSLRPEEMLIYGTDAGKKFSMPWAVVRPERTEQVQELMALAQKERIPVIPRARGTNVVSACVPDQGGVVLSCLRMNKVLSIDPRSFTACVQPGVITHDLQKKVRSLGLYYPPDPASMKVSTIGGNIATNAGGMSAVKYGVTRDYVLGLEAVLPGGEIIRTGGRVHKNVVGLDLTRLFTGSEGGLGIIVKAWLKLLPAPEYSASILACFEDEVMALEGVSRIFESGILPCAMEFLPGEIMKCLAGYGPVPWPEDAGACLIIRVDGSVDGTRHQTERIRQSLQNTLYLDVAGQEDEERIWEMRRLINPASFSLGPDKVSDDVVVPRGVVLDAVQGIRAIARKYALNILAFGHIGDGNIHVNYMHDASQPGSGQRVDQARQEVLSLVLELEGSISGEHGVGLSKKPFLTRQVGPRELEIMRSIKKVFDPYNILNPGKGI
- a CDS encoding adenylate/guanylate cyclase domain-containing protein, whose protein sequence is MKLSLRIFILMFAVAFTISGATGSYFYIQSRQAMLEAVQEQLLTAAKAFSGTIAGDDLEILTHPEHMDYPEYLKIQRILHHITQTNQDFLFAYTMRLQDGEVVFVVDSPPSDDTGDGTISEAEMPEPIGAVYAHPPSSLLQGFVRPATDDHPHQDQWGWTISGYAPIKNSQGRNVGLLGIDMCADRFDEKLSAIRRAGFLSLGMAALMAGSFTWLLTRTVTRPVKSLQQGFDRVARGDLETSLEPRGNDELAQLTRQFNQMVRELREKQILKTSLGKMLPKEAVSSILSNNLRLGGETVRVTILFCDLRRFTAMSEKLPPKIIVSLLNDYFTAMVEVVEKHSGIVDKFIGDKIMAVFGHPSSSGRDQLNALNAGLEMINRCDELNSKLGLGDNLRLENSIGIHTGQVLAGNIGSPERMEYTIMGDAVNTAARLEAKTRAMNTRLAVSQETAGQIESLPANLEFSGDQSLEGRTGKLGVYVLKR